The Miscanthus floridulus cultivar M001 unplaced genomic scaffold, ASM1932011v1 fs_128_3_4, whole genome shotgun sequence genome contains the following window.
aaacttggaatatggaatgtgggagctaaattggacattaccttttgtttgaaccaagaaatgaaatcaggcctccccgcacccgcacctCGAGAAAGAAGGATGTCATGTtcctgcgaggtaggatcccttgattgatgccaggactcacgaacaaattccctgtccgaacgagaatcagtggggttgcatgaagaatattcagggcgtattgaaacaagttcgttgagaacttactcgacGAATGGCTGCACCTCaggaaggttggtcaacacatatagcatgacacttcgccattcttcatttcccaatatcttattggtcgatccacttgcgctgccgagttggccttggaacaggctgtgggtccattcattttcgccaacattgtaacgagggggtggattatgattgctaggaagtttcggcttgtagtatagtgttgtgaagtttgccacctcctcccttagacttgcctctacaatggaagcctcaattttggctttatttgtacatttcttgcgaagagtctttagacatctctcaattggatagcaccaccgggcttgcacgggccccccaAATGTGCCTTGgacaggaggtgcacaatcagatgctgcatgggcaagaagaagccgggtagaaagatcttctccagcttacagagcaacacaggtgccgctttttccaagtcctgagcgacggttcgagatatctccttggcacaaagctgacgaaagaaaaagctcaactctgctagcATTTGCCAAACATGgttagggacatagcctcggaccatcgccggaagaagccgctcaatccatatgtggtagtcatgactcttcatcccgttgactcgtaaagtgcctaagttcactcccctgctcagattcgctgcatatccatctgggaacattaacgtcttgatccattttagtacttctcTCCTTTGATCGGGTTCCAAGACGAAATCAACCTtaggtcttttccattgtttgtttcggccactaggaggccacatctcttgctttggtctatcacacaacgtcgctaggtccactctagccttaacgttgtccttagacttgtcagtgttcatgagagttccccaaagtgcctcagcgatattcttttcggtgtgcattacatcaatgttatgtggcagaagaaggtcattaaaataggggagcctcatcaagctggacttatgagtccacatatgttcctcaccatatcccacaaaaccacctccttcattgggcacgagagcatctatctgagtacgcacctcagcaccactcttcatgcgcggtttagggtctatcactgcaacacctttcgtaaagttcttgatgtcttgtctggatggatggttagaagggaggaattgacgatgcctGTCGAACGACAAATACTtgtcacccttcttcaaccaaatgaacctcacagcttccttgcatattgggcatgggaacttcccgtggacacaccaggcggtgaataacccatacgccaggaagtcatgcagggagtagtggtaccaaacatgcatcttgaaggatgattttgtagctcggtcgtatgtccatacccccttctcccaagcgtcgatcaattcatcaatcataggctccatgtacacacccatattactccctgggtgtccaggaattatcaacgataagaagacgttatgccgttgaaaggagatgccggggggagattcagggggataacaaacacgggccaacatgtgtatggggcaaacaactgtccataaggattgaacccatctgttgccagcgtggcacgtacattacgagcctcagctgctttgtcaggatgtttgtcattaaagtacgtccatgcttcagcatcggacggatgcaccatcgtccatggcttgtaccgtacaccttctttatgccatgtcatctgtttcgcggattcctcgatcatgaaaAGCTGTTGGATCCTCGGCACAAACAGAAGGTGCCATAGGACTTTCGCGGGGatcgtaagctgcctcttctggccatctccagagtctacctccaggtaccttgaggatttacacttcggacagtactttgcatccttgtgatctttcctaaataagacacaccccttcggacaaacctGTATCTTATCATATGGTATCTTAAGCATATGAAGTAGTTTCTGCGACTCGTGCAagttctttggcagaatgtgcttctccggtagcatgctaccaaacacggccaacatcttatcaaagccttcgtggctcagatttaactcggccttcaaccccatgacatgtccaatggcatccagctgagaaactgttgtactctcatgaagggatttctgtgccgagtccaacatttcgtagaaggccttagcggcttcctccatctcctccttctcacgtccttctgcgaagtgagcttggtgagtgtcatctagcatgtctgctattccggcatcatcatcaaaaacctcgaggcgtggtctcaccacctccgctcttatacgatctgcttcaccatggtggatccatcggtggtagccagccgtataaccattgtacacaagatgtttacccatggtcaccttgtctacccttctgttgttgtcacatttgctacagggacaccaaagtttagaatgtcctttagctacacccgagctccatgcatgttccaagaaagcatctgtcccattcacccactcaatgtcaaagtcactcctgcttctccggcccgtgtacatagtaatgtaaccatcaattgcatctacgcggtgttcctactctctaataggtgaggataggtcctaatcccacccgcggatgtgtagatgaggttagtttccatgctccgctccctatccgagacagaatttcggcagcacctccccgccgttctcccaatacacgtcctgcaagggagagtgtgtatccagagaacaacaaggaggtgatgccgaaagtctacctcggaccggagcggaccatggaaactaacctcatctacgcatccgtgggctgtccaaaaaatatggacaatccgaaacagatacggtcgtagatatgcaaagatccgcatacctccgaccgtatctgtttcggacgggagacgcctaactgggttacgcgacctatgaccatgatacggatagaggggttatacctaaggtgccggtgaggtcaggctagcggggcggtgtcgagtcggtgcagtggcgaggcgacgcggtgcaggcagacccgcaacgcccacgaagacgatcggggtcctctggtcccccccccccccccgatggaTCCTCTGCAATATAAAAAGGCAACAGGTTAGTATTTGTTAGAaaattcggcagcacctcccctgcatggtgaggttTCCATAACCTGCAAAAaagaacggcacgaaggccgacattcacaacggcacgaaagCCGACAACGATGGGCAGCTGTAGCACTCGCACTAGCAGCAGGTCCACAACTGATGTCACTGGACAGCATACAGTTCGATAGAGCAGCTGTTCTGCAGTATGTGCAAAATGCCTTCACCAAATATACCAATTGAGCTACATCCCCAACACTTGTTCAATTTTTTAATATGATTAATTTTAATTATTTTACTTGCATCGCTAAATGTCACCGCAGAACTGATAATGCAAAACGTGACTTCACTCGAacagttggtgaagtgaaggtgCCCCAAGTGAATATACAGATCGTCATCAACTGTGGCTGAACATGTGCCCAATTATAGTAGTTTTTTTTGCAACGGCTGGCCACAAGTGAATATACAGATCGTCATAAAGTTACTATGATCTGCTAGTAGTACCACTATTAGATGCCGTGTTAATGTGACTTCTGACTTGGATGCCAATGTATATATTTGGGAAACTCAGACTCAGGGCACGTGAGATTACAAAGATGCCCTTTCTCATGTTGGAAGACTAGCTGTTAATTATTCTGATGAAGCTAAGCTAGTGGCTTGTTGGAAGACTATCCTGCTTATATAGAAGGATTAGCGTGTTTGAGGCGTAACCTAGCTTTCCAATACCAACAGCAGCTACCTGTGGTATGCCTGCCCATAAATATATGAGGTGAAGGTGGCATCCAGTGGAGGTTGAACCCATCTGGCCGTCCATCCATCACTTATAGTAGTTTTTGCAAAGGTTCCCCACAAGTGTATACACACACAGCTAATGCACATCTCTCCACTGGTCGAGCTTTTGTTGCGCATTACGAATTTCTTATGCCTATGTCTCCAAAACAGTTCGAGTAGTGTATCTGTTTGGCCCCTGGTAGCCATAGGTCGAGAGCTTTACCCTCTCAATCTCAATGAATTCTTGTTTTGGTGCATAAATGCACAGTATTTGATTCCACCACTATCGCCTATTTAATTATATTTTTTGTGCAACTGAGATACTACATAGACCTAAACCAAACCTTGAGCCATCCAGAACTGAAAAAAAACACCCAGAGTTGAAATTGGAGAAGGGTGGAGTAGAAACCACGTACCTTGAATCATGCATATACATTCATGCTCTACCAGTTGAGCTACATCCCCaacttttgttttatttttcaattaaattAATTTTAATCAGTTTACTTGCACCTATAAGTGCCACATAATCGATAATGCAACAAGTGTCATAATATATAGCTAGTTTTCCAATACCAACAGGAGCTAGCTGTGCAATGCCTGCCCataaatattaaaatatatatatgaGGTGAAGGTGGCATCAAGTGGAAGAGGATGAACCCATCTGCCCATCCATCCATCACTTATAGTAGTTTTTGCAATGGCTCGTCACAAGTAGCACCAATCTTATTAGATGCCGTGTTAATGAGATTTGGTGGACATGCATGGGAGGATATATGCAGTTGCTGATTGTTCATATTGATCGATAGTGTTGTTTCTGGCTAATATTTCGCAATGTTGCTAGTCAAAGCTGTTCCTCGTTTGTTTCATAATATTTCTAGTTCCTGGCAAAATCATCTATCAGTTGTTGGTAGTTGTTTCTTAAACCTTCtcaatgtgtttattttatttgACCGACAAAAAGATTGTTGAGAGTTGACACAAAAGCTAATGCCTTTATCTCCAGAACTGAACCATTGGTAGCCACAAGCACTACTACAAATTTGATTTGTAGCAACGGGTCCTTTTACTGTAGAGGCAGCTGGAAATTGACCTGCGTCTATAGTGGCCTCCACAAGCACCACTACAAATTCCATTGGTAGCCACAAGTCGACCTTTACCCTCTCAATGAACTCTTGTTTCAGTGCATAAATGCTCGGTATTTGATTCCACGACTGTCATCTATTTACTTATGTTTTTGTGCAACTGAGATACTACATAGACCTAAACCAAACCTTAAGCCGTCGAGAGAAAACACCCAGTGTTGTGCATTCTTAGAGAAACAAAAAATGGAAAATAAACAAAATTGGAGATACGAAGTACCTTGAATCATGCATATTTTCATGCTCTACCCAGTTGAGCTACATCCCCAACTTTTATttagtatttaattaaattaagttTAATCAGTTTATTTGCACCAATAAGTGTCACGATAATGGATAATGCAAAAAAGTGTACTTGTGAATATGGCTTTCACTGGTACAATGCAAAATTCTTTCAGATTAGATGGTGCGCAGGGGATGACTAACAGTTTGCGCAGCTGAAATGCATGGCCACCAGTTTGCGCTCCAACAACAGCTCCATGAACATCTTCACGACTTTGCAAACCAATCGCGTTGGGAGGCTCTGGCTCCACATGTGAAGAGGGAGGCTCCGGCTCCACATGTGAAGAGCCCAATGAGTCGCACTAAGGAAGGCATAGGTAAGGAGCGGTGCTGAAAAATATGGCTTCCCCTCGCTCCGTCCTCAAATCCATGGGCATAGGGAGAAATTGCCTTGACATAGGCGGAGGGAGAGGTAGGACGCCAGTTGCTGGGAGTGGGAGACGTCAGTTGCATGGTTTTGCTGGTTCCTGCCTGTGCTTAGTTCTATCGACGACGGCTGCTTACTAGGAGTAGACTCTAGCATAGATGAGGGCTGCAGCTGCACCTCCTTATGCTCCAGGTAGTTTAATCGTTGGATTAAGAGCATGCAGCTAGCTAACAGATTATTGAACTTTGAAATATTGCAGATAACATTTGCATTTTCTCTGattgtttatttgtttcttaGCACTCGGATATAGTTACATGCTTGTCTTAGGCTGACTAAAATAAAACTAAGGAAAATTCTTCAGTGTGGCCATCTAGTTTTTGTGTGGTTCACGAAAACTCTACACTTGTTGATTGTTTGCATGCTGTAAACAGAGCAACTGTAAATCTATATGCTTCTTCTGTAGCATATCCTGAACTCTACGTAACACTACATCATGTTGCTTTAGCTTGCCATCTGACCCAAGGTGGAAACCTCAGCAATGTTGGTTGGACCACAAGTCTGCAATTAAATCTTAAAGTTTTCCTAGTTTGCATTGGTACTACTATACTATCTATTCAAGTAGAACCCGTCTGTAGCTGTTGTATTCAGACGGTGAGCTCTTGGTGGCATCTTGCAAATGTGTGTGTGATTACTTGCAGCTGTTGGGCAACTGACCACAAGTAGCAGTTGCATTTCTGAACTGCTATAGGAATTAGTAAACGTTAAGACATGCTCCAGCGTTTTCAAGACATGCGAATTGTTATATTTCCAACGGCAAAGGCACCCGTCGTTCCCTTACCATATCCACCCTATGTATATAGGAACAGTCCCAGGCTACTTAAAAAAATGACGCTCAAACTGATCTTTGTATATCATATCGCAGCTTCAGGTACAAGTAGCCTACTATGGCTGTGTAATGGCACCGACTATGTACCATCTGTTTACTTAACCACTCTCCGTTCATTCTTCAAAGAACTACATACATATGTTCGGATATGGACTACTAAGTACCATGCTCAAACTGGTATTCTTGTGTTTTTTCATACATCCAGCATATTTCCAGGCTACTTAAAAAACAAACTCTAAGATGTTTGTTGGGCCACAACATAGCAATACTGATCAAAGTGTAATTCCATTTGACAATCGATATAATATTGTAAGTAGGATTCAAAGGTTTCATGCACAAGTAGTCTAAATACACATCTGACAATATAAGTTTATTTTTTTCGCCACTGGGGCGACACCACCAGCAGTTCAGCAACTATAGAttgatgggcggcggcggcgtaccTCGTCGACCGGGAGCGGATCGGCGCGCAGGCTCTCGGTCTTGGTGTGGGTGGGCGCGCGGCGGTTCTCTTGGCCTTGGCCACGGGGTGCTTCGGCGGCACACTGCTCCTCGCTCAGGACTTGCTCCGGCCACGCAGCTTCCCAAGTCTGGCAGTGCCGGGTGCGGGACGCTGGGGGCGCGCAGCGAGGGACGCCGGGGGAGCCCAGTGAGGGACGCTAGGGGCGGGCagtgcgggacgccgggggtggGCGCCGGGGCGGCCGGGCGCAGCTACAGGAGGCCGCCGGCGGTGGTGGCTGGGGTGGAAGAGGGGGGCCGGCGAGGGGCGTGGGGCGCGGGGCGGCCGCCGGTGGGAGCTGAGGTCGGGGGAGGGGCGGCCAGGCGCGGGGCGGCGCGTAGGCGGGGCGGCCAACGGCGTGGCGGGCGGGCGGCGAGGTGAGCGGCGGCGGGGGTAAAGAACCGAGCGCGGGCGCAGGCCGGAGGGAAGAAGAGGGATTTTGGGGATTTTGGGCCGACGTCGGTTTTTTTAGGTTTTGGGTCTTTGCCGAAGGCCCAGAttcagggccctcggcaaagatgtttttatttttttaaaaaaaattctttgccgagtgcccctggcccagcactcggcaaagatagtatttgccgagtgccaagctggcactcggcaaattttcagttttttttaccccaaattttttgttgggcccgcctacattgtttacaacttcatgttcaaatttggtgctttttctagttttttgttatatttggttgattaatttgattatgttgaatttttatatataattcaaatttgaactgcaagtgcatggAATATTATAATATAgtgcttcgaaaaatgttattcatggtattttgtgtatgttgagtctctatccacgaactcgcatcaaatttcgcgcatcttcttcacgtaacatgacgagccacttgccgggaaagtgttttaaaattatataaagtccatacgaagtccgaaaatcacgaaacttgttgaggtgtcatgttatcacatgtgtaggatgtggtaaaaaattgagaatgtttcgagcaagttgcgacgtcagatgcataaaacccagacatctccacaaaTTTCGAGCAAGTTACGACGTGGAGATGTTTAAGGTTGAAGGAGATACGGTTTGCTTCGTACACGTGAGCGGTGAGAAGATAAGGGtggaagagaaaaaagaaaagaaaagacaagaaaaaaagaaaaaaaaagatattaTGAATATTTCGTTCTTTTGGACTACCAAACAGAGCTGTTTTATCAAATAGTCTAAAAAAATTTGGTTTAACTCCTCAAATAAGCCGTAACTGAGATGAACCCGTAACCGAACTGTTTTAGCGGGAGCCGAAGATCTACGAGCCCTAGATGTACTGTGTGCAAGTGTACTGCATGCATGGCAATGCAAGCTGCAAAGCATTTGTACCTTTCTTTCTGTGCAGAGGCCAGGgtatattatataatatatatactgTATATGTATGCTGGCCAGCTGTACAAGGCATGGGTAGCTTTTGCATTTGCACGACACCGACCAGCGGTAGCTAGCTTAGCTAGTAGCTACCTAGAGCTCTTCTTCTCCATCCACCCCAGTCGTCCAACAGTCCACACCGGCCGGCCTGCACTGCAAATCTGCAATGGCGGCGCTACTTGCTGCATCAGCAGAGGCGGCTCTTCTTCTCCTAGTATTATCGGTTCTCGCCGCGGTGGCGCTGAGATGCGGCGATGCGCTGAGCCTGGATTTGTACGACGAGAGCTgcccggaggcggaggcggcggtgaCGGCGGCCGTGCGGCAGGCCATGGCCAACGACCGCACCGTGGCGGCCGGGCTCCTCCGAATGCAtttccacgactgcttcgtcagGGTACGTACGTCCATCGATCTCTCTCCATGAAGGAACGTGTCctgcatcacaagacttcctccaactaccgcaacgtacctcctggtacaatgccactgcgagattagtctacctctaatctctatcataagactccctccagctatgacaagatatacaagaactacgagatacacccgggggctgctctactttagaaactatcatattcatggctacgaagatttcagaccacgcaacaaaatgctcgatgaatcaaaacagcacaccaggagggtatttatagaccaaagaagcggtgcacatggactaggagcaccaacggaacaaacctaacaaagggcatagtgaaaagacataattcaatgaaagaggactcaggcgtgaaggaacagtactcaaggacaagcatatttgaaaggatataccaacactgtacaactcgtgagcaaacagcatttacactcaaccactaccatacaaccacatctgacaatagcagactactagaggatatgccaagaccctgcacccgagttctttttgggtaaaagaacccggatatacgcTCAGGGGCTGCAACAGAAGaggtttttcagctcttttgaacaacataagatttaagaccctctagctccttgttccaaatagcaagaggctcgagggctacactcagtgagtgcaattttttccttgaaaaaagcgcacatcaccaagaagacttcttcaagacaaaccacttcaaggactcacgacaaaaagaacccagaccgagctatatccgagttctttttgataaagaacccagGAATATGCTCggaagcccttcgacgaagaatcagagcaatttcaagacaagacccttcaGCTCCtttttccaaatagcaagaggctcaggggcttctTTTTCCAAGACAagacaccactcgaagatcccaagaagcgctccatggtttcactcaagaaagcactcgaatgatgcttgttcctgctcggcatgACCTGAAGGAGCAAgatgaggcttctagagctcaaccatgaagtgctcgagggcttgtcgatatgggacccacgggataccccacaaggaagggagaagacctagtctaactaggattctttccatgtaatcttagtagtagtagtattctgtaatcctactaggaactctcattgtaaaccgagtaggactctagcctcctgactatataa
Protein-coding sequences here:
- the LOC136530427 gene encoding peroxidase 1-like, coding for MAALLAASAEAALLLLVLSVLAAVALRCGDALSLDLYDESCPEAEAAVTAAVRQAMANDRTVAAGLLRMHFHDCFVREYARKPFDEESEQFQDKTLQLLFPNSKRLRGFFFQDKTPLEDPKKRSMVSLKKALE